In a genomic window of Mycteria americana isolate JAX WOST 10 ecotype Jacksonville Zoo and Gardens unplaced genomic scaffold, USCA_MyAme_1.0 Scaffold_46, whole genome shotgun sequence:
- the LOC142403911 gene encoding olfactory receptor 14J1-like, translated as MSNSSSITQFLLLAFTDTRQLQLLHFWLFLGIYLAALLGNGLIITAVACDHRLHTPMYFFLLNLSVLDLGSISTTVPKSMANSLWDTRAIYYTGCAAQVFFFLFLITAEYSLLTVMAYDRYLAICKPLHYGTLLGSRACWKMAAAAWGSGFLSAVLHMANTFSIPLCQGNALDQFFCKIPQILKLSCSCSYLREVGLLVFSFCFAFGCFIFIVLSYVQIFRAMLRIPSELGRHKAFSTCLPHLAVVSLFLSTAIFTYLKPPSISPLSLDLVVAVVYSVVPPAVNPLIYSMRNQELKDALKKLIQSVVFQQQ; from the coding sequence atgtccaacagcagctccatcacccagttcctcctcctggcatttacAGACACAcggcagctgcagctcttgcacttctggctcttcttgggcatctacctggctgccctcctgggcaacggcctcatcatcactgctgtagcctgcgaccaccgcctccacacccccatgtacttcttcctcctcaacctctctgttcttgacctgggctccatctccaccactgtccccaaatccatggccaattccctgtgggacaccagggccatctactacacaggatgtgctgcccaagtctttttcttcctcttcttgatcacagcagagtattctctcctcacagtaATGGCATACGATCGTTAtctggccatctgcaaacccctgcactacgggaccctcctgggcagcagagcttgttggaaaatggcagcagctgcctggggcagtgggtttctcagtgctgtgctgcacatggccaatacattttccatacccctctgccaaggcaatgccctggaccagttcttctgtaaAATCCctcagatcctcaagctctcctgctcatgttcctacctcagggaagttgggcttcttgtgttttctttctgttttgcatttggctgTTTTAtattcattgtgctgtcctatgtgcagatcttcagggccatgctgaggatcccctctgagctgggacggcacaaagccttttctaCGTGCCTCCCTCatctggctgtggtctccctgtttctCAGTACTGCCATCTTcacctacctgaagcccccctccatctcccccctatccctggatctggtggtggctgttgtgtactcggtggtgcctccagcagtgaaccccctcatctacagcatgaggaaccaggagctcaaagatgcactgaagaagctgattcaatcagtcgtctttcagcagcaataa